Proteins from a single region of Antechinus flavipes isolate AdamAnt ecotype Samford, QLD, Australia chromosome 2, AdamAnt_v2, whole genome shotgun sequence:
- the LOC127552425 gene encoding beta-defensin 103A-like — protein sequence MRIYYLLLFIFFLFLLPIPGESGLLSRINNLICRVRQGKCRMIGCTSKEEQIGSCSLGRRKCCRKKK from the exons ATGAGGATCTATTACCtgctccttttcattttcttcttgtttctgctGCCTATTCCAG GTGAAAGTGGGTTGCTGTCTCGAATAAACAATCTGATCTGTAGAGTGAGACAGGGCAAAtgcagaatgattggatgtaCCAGCAAAGAAGAACAAATTGGGTCCTGTTCCCTGGGTCGCCGAAAATGCTGCCGCAAGAAGAAATGA